The sequence TTGTTACAGTGAACTCACGTCTAAAAggctcgagatgttagtttgctAATAAGTTTTGAAAAGATGAGAACTAACGAATATGTTTGAAACTTAGTGTTATATGGCAAATTTGACCATGCGATGTGGGTGAATGGCATTTCCAAGAAATGACTACTTGTGTGGAGATAATGAGAAAACGTGTGGAAATGTGGCCTTTGCTCATATACTAGTAAACTCTTATTTTAGGcttataaaacaaaacaatatagATTGGCACATCCTACggtcatataataataataataataataatatcagcTAGTCTGAGTGTAAAAATGAGTAAAGCTAGATTCACATTaaaaattcacaacaatttCACCCCTTGCATATTAGAAGTCACAACAATTTCACCCCCAAATTTGCATTCCACCTTACAAATgggccattaaaaaaattaattccagATTGTACTGGGTCCAAATGTGAGTGAGGTGATAGGCAAATCACGTGGTGCAATAAAATTGTTGTGAGTTTTTGTTGCAACcaaaattttattgtgtaaGAATAAGATGGTTGCAAATTAggtaaaataagtttttcaattaaattcaaacacttgaCTGCATTGATTAATAAGATAAGAATAACGTTAACTTTTctaagaataattaaattcaaaacaaccaagtatttgaattcaattgaGAACCCaattctctctccaaaaaaaattaagaatccaATTTACTGCACCCAAGGTAAAGTATTTAAGTTTTACCTtgtaaacttatattttattgtgtggcacattttttatattttagcaaccaaaaaaaaagagtagtcAATTAGTTCTGGTTCAAATGGCAACATGTCATTCAGAAGTAAGTTGGAGGGTGACATTACAAATTCAAAATCGACTGATTGCGTAAGCTACTAATTGGCAATAACCATATGTATATACAAAAGTTTTTTGAGCTTGTCTCAAGAAAACggattctaaaaaatttaatcagAAATTTGAAGTCTATTAAATGGCAATAACGACCCCTTGGATGCTTGAATGGACCACAGTTTGAAAAAGCCACTTACATGCCTTTCAGCTCTTCACTGCATGAAAAGCCAGTCTCGTAttggatttgttaaaataacaaaattcatAAGATTAAGACAATGGAATTTATAATTCATCCAAGTTGTATCGTTTGGGGTCCTCCTCTGAGTTTCATTTTTCCACCTTGACTTCCTGATCAAAAtaccaaatctaaaaaaaatgtcaaccaCGGGCGTGTGGCCACACTTTCCACTTTCTGTAGCCTAGTCAGGGACTCAGGGTGATTGGAAATAGCAACCGTTGCTTGGatttaaaaattgtgtaaattggtCTTACATTGAAGTAAATAGGCTAAACATCTGATCTGAAACAAATTGGcaattctaaaaacacttataatgtaaaaatattcACTCAATCTATCTTAAATGGAGATTCTTGAGCTACATCCttgtaataaaaagaaatgcaaaatgGATGTAATATGTGACCTGTGAACCAATTTCGCCGACAATAAACCTTAGTTTTCCCTATCTAGAAACTGTTAGAACTCAAACCATCtattgtttattcaaaaaggtaaaaataaagtCTGCCTCTTCTAAGGTtaatcatcttcttctttctcaaacaGTATCCTCTTGCATGCCTCAAAGCACATGAAAGATATCCCAGCAGCGGGGACCAATTTCACACAACTTGGTCCCAACCCTCTATACAGACCTGGAAGCCCTTCATTTTCAAATATGCTCACGAGAGCATGAAGCATGCTTTGATACTGTCTCCCATTGATAGCTCCAGCAGCCTGCATATGCTTGCGAGCCACCTCAAGTGGGAAAGTTGCAGTACTGGAGATTGCACCAGCTGCTGATCCAATTAAAAGAGTCATAATACTCCCAATTTCTTCCTTCTTGAAAGCTTTCTTGTAAGCTTTCCGTAATGTATCATAAGCATAATAATTGGTTGCAGCATATGGGATGACGCCAATTACACTTGGGGTGAGGCCTCTATACAATTCTGCAGGCCCCTCCTCTtgcacaatttttataagtgcaTCCAACATATTCTTGTACACTCCTCTCTACAATTAGACACACAAAGCACTATTAGGatatgatttgaattttaaaatgaattcatATTGAAGAGGAAGACATTGTAGTAGATTCCTTAATTCTTTTTAAGGCTTGAGTTACCTGGACAGTTAATCGGGTTTTGAGTAGCTCAAGTGGGTATGTAGCCAAGGTAGAGCTAACTCCAGCAACAGCACCTGCAATTAATGAGGCAGGAATAGGGATTTGGGGCTGCATCCCAGGTTCTGGAGTCAAGTGCTTCTTAACTGTTTCAAAAGTGAATAACTGCAGAATTGTTCCAATCAGAAATATATCAGTGTTAACATACATGGTGAATTTAACATATCATGATAAAATATTCAAAGTTCTAGTACTATATTGCGATTTCAGAATGAGAGCCTCAATCCTGCTGGACCAAGgtagattttataaattaatataaataaacaataacatGTTCAAATAGAAGTTGTGAGATATGTAATTGCTGGTATATGGCAAAAACAATCCTTTGGCACCATAGGCGTGTCACTTAACATATTTCTGTAAGATTATCTCTACGAGGAGACTTAATGTGAATCACATATAGATTACTctaattagttatttattttttacatatttggatttattttattatttaagagtAAGTGTGATAGTAAAGGCTCATCTTTTTAGGAGTCCATTTGTGAATAGGTATGTGAAGAACAGTTTCCTGTGTTTCATTCATCAAAGGGTTTTCTAAATGTATAGACTATGGCTAGAAGCTCTTTCTCATTATTTGGGTTTGTTCTACCAATTACTTGAACAACGATAGTAGAAGGTCTATTTAAATTTCTTCGCTGTTTTAATTTCTCAATGTTTTCCCCAGCTAAAACATGACCACATAGAGGGTCTATTGGCAACTTCCTAGGTACTTACCTAGGGATTGAAGGGGAAGGGAGGGGTTTGGGTAGTGATAGGAAATCCTAACCatgctaaaaataaataaataataataataataataataataaatttaatattaatgaaaGCTGTGTTGATGTCATAAAAGCTTTCAGAATCTTTCCACAACACAATCAGAGTTGTTAGATTGCTGAATGTGCTTCAatcaaatataaacaaaaggctagaaaataagagaaataaaaatactaTCAGGACTTGAACCTTGTTTTCAAATTGAATATGATCATAAGACCACAATAAATTTGTACAAAATCTGAATTATTTGATGCAGAGCAGAGATTTCATCATCCAGTTGATTTTTCAAGGGAGAATAGAAATGAATGAACGAAAGGAGTATAAAGGCATATATGGgatattttactctttttcttttcgggGAGAAGGGTAGGGGGAACTAAACAGTTATATAGACTGATTCAGAAAATGTAAGCAGGGTTTGAAGAATTATCCtgaactaatgaaaaaaaaactgGTATGAAAAAAGCCAACCAGATATGTTGGAATTGATCCTTGCTAGATAGGATTTTAATGCAATAATGTCACAAATcagatataaaaaaataaaaataaaaagacaatgCGTGGCAAAGAATACGGGAATAGGAACGCAGGAAGATGATGATAAACGAATGACTGCCCTGGTCATATTAATAAGATAAATGGTCCCAAAGGCAAGCATGGTAGAGCATCAACCAGTGCCATAGCAGGACATTGGTACTTTGAGGTTAAATAGCACTGCAAACCCAAAGAAGGCTATCACCTTGATTCCAAAAAGGTTACTCTTATCAAAGAAGAGGGTTGAGATATTATTGGACCACAAACAATAAATTACCAATCTAAACCCAAGACAAAATGAAACAAGCAACTGAATCTAACAAGAGTTTCAAGCTGAAAATTTACCTACACAAAGTGTCCAGGACAGCCAACACATTACACTCAAAATTCAAgtcaatattttataataaatcatacAAATATCAATACAAACAggtaatggttaaaaaaaaattagcaaccAAAACAACTACCAGAATATAACATCAAAAAATATCACCCTGTGCATTGACATCCAAATATATAATACAACTTTAAAAATTATGAACAGCACGACTCACCTCAATAGCCTTGCTTGGAGCAACCCGGATCACATTAACAAAATTGCCCCTAAACAAGCCCTTCCATCCATCAATTtccataatattttgaaataccTCAGTTGTCGAGTGTCCCAAGCTCCCAATCATCAAATGAGTCCTTATTGTCTCCAGTGGTGCAACCACAGTCCTTGATACCGCACCCGCGACTGCCCCACTGATCAACCTCCTCAGTGATGCATTACCAACCTTAATTTTCAGTTTAGGACCAcccttttttatcttcttcaccAGCAATTCCACTCCAACATCCAC is a genomic window of Quercus lobata isolate SW786 chromosome 2, ValleyOak3.0 Primary Assembly, whole genome shotgun sequence containing:
- the LOC115977052 gene encoding adenine nucleotide transporter BT1, chloroplastic/mitochondrial-like is translated as MGRRELPSVIKGNKDVVVLSSGINIQWSPQEGSFRSGGLFASVGQAGMGVGIPPNPTNTKDNGVKSLYSTSHMMFVPMVGPGLRFNEISDMTFEAVDVGVELLVKKIKKGGPKLKIKVGNASLRRLISGAVAGAVSRTVVAPLETIRTHLMIGSLGHSTTEVFQNIMEIDGWKGLFRGNFVNVIRVAPSKAIELFTFETVKKHLTPEPGMQPQIPIPASLIAGAVAGVSSTLATYPLELLKTRLTVQRGVYKNMLDALIKIVQEEGPAELYRGLTPSVIGVIPYAATNYYAYDTLRKAYKKAFKKEEIGSIMTLLIGSAAGAISSTATFPLEVARKHMQAAGAINGRQYQSMLHALVSIFENEGLPGLYRGLGPSCVKLVPAAGISFMCFEACKRILFEKEEDD